The DNA segment TGTATGACAGTCCTACATCTTTATGGCAGTATGTACATAGCCAGTTTGCAGATGGAGCATGGACTTTTTTTCTTGATGTGAGAACTTTGTGACAGCTGTAACATGGAGATTTTTCAGGTTTTTCTGGAATTATATCCTCCGGCTGAGTCCCCATATTATGACATTTTGCACATTTTTCCTCATTTTTTTTCTGGTGGAATGGAATCTCTTCAAATTTTGATGGTGGTTCTTCTGATTCTTTGTACAGGATAGAGTATCTGAAAAATTCCACAGACTTTTTTATCTGTTTTCCGTCCTGATTTGTGTATACAACTTCAAGCACATTCTTCCCGGGTTTGATTCTCATAGATTTGCAGTAAACATCCCTTTCTGGATCCATCCCAAACATAAAGTAATCTTTGCCAATTCTGAACTCTAATGATATTCCGTTGTCTATTTCTTCCTGGGATAATTTGACAGAAACTGATGCAAATTCTTCTTCGTGTATACTGTATTTTATGGGAGCTAAAATCTCTAATCCGTAAGCAAAAACTGGTAGCAACAAAAAAAATAATAATTTTTTTAAATGCATGCCCCTTCACCCCAGTTTACATAACCAGATTATACTAAATATATCAGGATATTTTACAGTATAAAAGTATTATTTTTTATGACACATATTACAAAGCTGGTTAAATGGTTTAAGCAGCATAAAGTTATTATCAGAGTTATGAGGTTCATGACAGCTTATACAGGAAAGTTCCTGTTTTGGATTTGATGGATCTTTGTACCCTCTTGTCGGGTGAGGTTTTCCTAAAAATGTAAAAACAACATGCCCCCTTATAACTTTATCTTCATGGCAGGTTGTACACAGGTACCATGCCGGTTTTCTCAAAAAGTATCTGTTTGGAGAAGCATGGGGATTGTGACATTTATCACACATTCCTGCGACAACAGGGTCGTGGTGGAATCTTTTGTCGTCCCATTCTTTCCTTTTTTCTTTGTGACATCTATAACATTCTGGTCCCTGTGGTTCAGGCCAGATAAACTTAGATTTACCTTCTAATCTCTTGTTTAGTCTTCCAGTTTTGCCTGTATGACAGGTAGTGGCACACAGCCAGTTTCTTGCAGGGGCATGATTGTATTTATACCTTGTTGTTAATGCTTTGTGGCATTTATAACAGTTGGATTTTGTAACATCTACAAAAGCAACTCCTTTTTTTTCATTAACGCTCATATCGTGACAGTCTGCGCAAATTTTTTCATTTTTTTCTTTATGGAAAAATATTTCTTTGTATTTTGGGGGAGGATATTTGTATGCCCTCAGAATAGGGGAAGCAAGATATATCTCTACAGATTTTTTTATTTTTTTGTGGTCTTTTGTCGTTGCTATAATCTGGATTTTGTTCCTGCCGTATCTGAGGTTTATTGATTTACAGTAAAAGAGTTTTTTCTCCTTTATCTCAAACTGGAATCTCTCTTTTTTGCTTTTTGGTTTATTCTTATAAATAACTCTTTCATCCGGATCTAACTCAAACACTTGAAAGTATGTGATCATCTCAAGTTTTTCTATTTTTTGGGGATCTACCTGTAAAACAACTGAAGCTGTATCCTCATAATGGATACTATTTTCTGCAGGCTGTACTATTTTTACAGGCTCGTTTGGAAATACTTTTAGATTTAATTTGTATATTTTATCTTCTTTAGCCTCTGCAAAAACAAAATACACCCCTATAAAAAGTAAAATCAGTAATTTTCTCATTTTCATTTTCCGTTTATTTAAACTGTTCTTTTATTTCTCCTACGTTTTTGACAGGTCTTATCCTGTCGTACTTAAACTCATCATGACACGCAGGTGCACAGGAACCTCCTGTTTCTGTTTTTTTGTATCGTATAGGGAAAAGTATTCCATTAAAGTTTGTGTATTTTCCTATCATATTAGGCCACTGGGATGCATGTGGATCGTGGCATGCGATACATGTTCTTCCTTTTTTACCCTGCGTATGTCTCCAGTGTAGGTTTTCTGTTCCATTCCTGAATTTTGTGATTTTATCGGTGTAAACTTTTTTCATTGTAAATCTCTCTTTTTCTTTGTGACAGGAAAAGCACATTATCTCGCCGATTTTTAGCCCTTTGAGATAAAACTCTGTTGTGAAGAATTTTTTAAGGGCGTACGGATAATTTGAGCCGTGAGGGTTATGGCATGCTGCACATCCTCCTTTTTTCTCAACCTCTTTTATAGGTTTATGCCAGTATTTGTTTTCTTTTAGATGTTTTTCCATATTCATAAGCATCTCCCCTGTTTCTTTTTGCTCAACTTCTTTGTTATGACAGGAAAGACACTGTTTTACCATTGGTTTTTTCAGCATTATTCTGTGATTTGAGCCGTGAATCTCGTGGCAGTTAGCACATTCATCTTTTTTGAATACAGCATCGTGCTTGTATTTAGCGGTCTTTATCCACTGTGTAAGATCGACTTTTTTCCGTTTCTTAGGATCTTTTACCTTTGAGTGGCAGTCCAGACAGAAATCCATCTTCCAGTCAAGGGATGTAATAAGGAGATGTTTGTAGTTTGATGTGTGAGGATCGTGACAGTTTCTACAGTCTTTATCAACAGGTTTATGTTTATATTTAACATTTATATTTACAAATTTTTCTATCTTTAGTTTTTTTGCATTTTCTGGAGAGTGACATTTTACACATAAAAGGGGAACTGTTTTGGCTTTGAGCAATCTCTCTGTATCTGATTGATGAGGGTCGTGGCATTTCAGACACTCTCCTTTTTTGACAGGTTTGTGGTCGTATTTTTTGGTGTATCTTTCTTTATGACATGAGTAACACAGCTCATCAACTCTCGGCTTAGTTAAAGGATATTTTTTGCCTTTTTTTATTACTTTTCCGTGTTCGTCTACAACGTGACATATAGCACATGCTCCCTGTTTAAATGGTCTATGGAGCACTTTTTTGAGAGGTAAAAACTCTTTTGGATACTCTTCGAGAGGTAAAGGTTTTACTACTTTTTTGGGCTTGGGCTTAGGTGCTTTTGCGACTTTTTCCTGTTCTTTTAGCTCTTTAAGTTCTTTTTCTAATTTTTTTGTTTCTTCTACTTCCTTTTTTTCTTCTTCAGGAAGTTTTAGTTCAGACAGTTCTATTTCTTCCATTTCCTCGATATGCACTACTCCATATATATCTCCTGGATGGTGTTTGTGAAGGAAAACATTGTGAATAATATTGTTTAAAACCAGTGCTGTTTTTTGGGGGATTCTTTTTTTCCACGCGTAGTAACCGATAGGTGGAATAGAAAGAATAAAACCTACAGCAATCAAGATCAGTATAACTTTTTTGTTTTTTAAAAACTTAAGCATCCCCAGTAATTTTTTTATTTTTCCCATCTCCAGTACTCTCTAATGTTTTTGTTCTTCTGACTTTTCTTTCTTTTTCTCTAAAATCTCAACAGATTCCTCTATTAACTTCTCTGATTCTTCAATCAATTTTTCCTCAGGAGGAGGTGGTGGTAGATATTTACCTAAATCTTTATGCCCTACATGTTTATGGCAGTCTACACAGTGAGCTTTGTCTTTGTGTTCTCCTATCCTTACTACAAGTTTTCCAGAGAAATAAGCCTTATGAGCAATAAAAGCCCTTCTTTTTTTCATTGTTGCTGCAAGGAGGTTTTCATGGCAATGAAGACATCCTGTATCGTAAACGAAGTATCTCCTGTGTTCTCTTTTTCCATGCCAGTCAACAGCATCAGGATCCATAAATACATACACCTTAAAGTCATGAAGACCTACCTGTACTTTGTTTATCAAATATTTCAGCGTTGAACTGTGGTCTAAATGACAGTCTGTACAGTGGGCTACAAATCCGCTATATCCCCATCCTCCATGGGTATCTTTGGAGTATGCTTTGTACATAGGAATCATAACATGGCAGGATTTACAGAAATCTGGACCTGCAGTTAGCTTTACAGCTTCGACGACTATATAAGAGATTATGAGGCCGACCGCAAGGCCGACCCCCAGTAACCCCCCTCCTAAAAGGAAGAGTTTCTTTTTTGTGAACCTCTTTTTACCGTTTTCTATTTCTTTTTCTTCTTTTTTTTCCTCTTGCCCCATCCCTCTTTTCCTCAAGTTTTAACGTTTATTTATAACTGGATTTTCCCTGTCGTAGTATCTTCTTGGGTGGCACATAGGTGCGCAGGAACCACCTGTTTTTGTAGGTATATATCTTAATGGAGCTTTGATTTTTCCAAATTTCATGTATTTCCTTATATGGTGGGGTGTATCTTTTGTAGCGTGCCAGTCGTGGCAGGCTCTACATGTTCTTCCTTTTTTGTTGTTTACGTGAACATAATGGAGGTTTACTTCTCCATTTCTGAAGTTTGTTGCTGTTTTTGTAAGAGGTTCTGTAAATCTTTCTGTTTCGTGACACATAAAGCATATATATCTGTTTATATTAAAGCTGGCGTAGAAAGTTTCTGGGAATGGAAGTTTTAGCATCCTGAAGTTATCAGAACCATGGGGATTGTGACACATAGCACAGTCTCCCCACTGTATCGGACCATGCCAATCTGGGTTTTCATCAAGGTGTTTTTTCATGTTCATCAAAACAGTGCCATCTTCTTCTCTCTTTAGTTCCTTGTTATGACACGTCAAACACACATCCATTGCTGTCGGTTTTCTGAGAAATTTTTCATTTTCTGAGGCGTGGGGATCGTGACAGTTAAGACATCTATCCTTTATAAAAATAGCACCATGTTTGTTTTTTACTTTATTGACCCATTCTTTCTTATCTGCATGACATGATACGCATAAATCAAACCTTCTGTCAGCAAATAGCCTGTATCTATGGTCTTCCTGATGAGGATCGTGGCAGTTTATACACTGGTCTTTTACAGGTGGATGCATATACGGTTTAGAGGTAAACTGCTGTTTTTTATCCATATGGCACATAAAACATAGTTCATTTACTGAATCAGCTTTTAACATTCTCATAGTATTTGACTGGTGTGGGTCGTGACATGCGGTGCACATTCCTGCAGCGATTGGACCGTGAACTCTGCTTTTGGTATCTTTTCTCTCGTGGCACATATAACACAGGTCAGGAGGCTCCTGTTTTAAGGCATACTTATTCCCATCTTTTTCAGTATGACATATCTCGCACTGTCCTATCTTGAAAGGCATGTGCTGGACTTTCATATTCGGAACAATTGGAGGTTTTTCTTCCTTTTTCACCTTGTCCTCCTTACCCTCCTGTGCGTAAGAAAAAACATTTAAAAAAAGCATCAATAAAATAACTGCAGGGGAAACTATTTTTTTCCTCATCCTGCTGCTCCTTTTTATTATTTAGTTTTTGGTGCCTCTCAATCATTGACTTATATCAATGAAAAGTATAATTTATATAACCGATTATAAAACATATTTTTGTTATATTGAATTAATAAATGTTATTAGCATTTATTAATAATTAAATATGCTTTACTTTTCCAATTATTCACCTATAATAAAATATAGAAAATATAATTGGGTTGACAGTTTTTATTTTAACGATTATTATTATTAATATCAAGATTTTTGATTTAATACGAAAAATGAATAGGTTACAGCAAGGGGGAGAGAGAAAACTTAAGCGGATATTAAGATGGGAGGTATAGATGATGAAGAGGTTAGCTTTTGCAGGAGTTATGGCTGCAGCAGGGCTAATGGTAAGCTCCGCAATGGCCCTTATCGATGGGTCAAAACACGACCTGTCTGATCCTACAAACACAATCAGAGCGGCAAATCCGGCAGATGTAAACAACGAAATCTGTGTATTCTGTCACACTCCTCACGGTTCAAACACTGATTTTGTAGGGGCTCCACTTTGGAACAAAGCAATCGATACTACTGTTACCTATCAGGTTTACGGTGGTGGACAAACAACTGGTGGAACTACGGTTGACCAGCCGGGAGATGTATCAAGGGCGTGTCTCTCATGTCACGACGGTGTAAACGCTATAAACTCTGTGATCAACCTGCCTGGTTCAGGTGGATGGAGTTCTACAGGAAATTTTGTTGATTTTACTGTAGATGGAGGAGCTACTACTATAACTGGAGCAGCAGCGACAATGCCTCCAGGTATTACACAGATCGGAACTGATCTGAGAAACGACCATCCAGTAGGTGTTATATACAGAGGAGATGAAGCAAATCCACCTGCATCTCTTAAACCAACTTCAACAGCTCTTCCTACTGGATTTGTTATAGCAGGGGATAGAGACGGAAATCCAGGTCCAACGATTGGAGACCTGCTCAGAGCTGGAAAGATCGAATGTGTGTCATGCCACGACCCACACTTGGGAGAAAATCCAACATTTCTCAGACTGCCTAACGACAACAGTAATCTCTGTCTGACATGCCACGCAAAATAATACTGAAAAGTATAAGCTTATTTTTAATAGGTTTATTTATCTATTCATGTGGAGGGGCCAAGAAACCGGCAAAGATAGAGAAGGTTTTCTGGCCTCTTCCTCCTGAAGAACCAAGAATACTGTATCTTGGTAGCTATCATGGAGAGTCTGACTTTAAAGGGAAAAGTGCACTTGATGTTCTACTTGGTGAGCCAGATACAGAAATACCGAGAAATCTTATAAAACCTTATGGAGTTGCTGCAAGGTTCGGAAAAATTCTTGCCGGAGATACTGTATCAACTGTTGTCTTTGTTATAGACCCGAAGAATAAAAAAGTGTCTTTTATAGGCGATAAGCCTATGGGTAAACTTAGAGTTCCCGTTGGGATTGATGTAGATAAAAAGGGTCGTGTTTATGTTGCTGATGCAAGGGGGCAGAGAGTATTTGTTTATGATTTTAAAGGAAAACTGCTTACCGCTATTGGAGATCCTGAAGGTCCCGGAAAGCTGTTGAGACCTGCAGGAATAGCTCTGAATGAAAGAAACAACAGACTTTATGTTGTTGATGTTTTGGATCACAGGGTAAAAGTTTTTTCAT comes from the Persephonella hydrogeniphila genome and includes:
- a CDS encoding cytochrome c3 family protein — its product is MGQEEKKEEKEIENGKKRFTKKKLFLLGGGLLGVGLAVGLIISYIVVEAVKLTAGPDFCKSCHVMIPMYKAYSKDTHGGWGYSGFVAHCTDCHLDHSSTLKYLINKVQVGLHDFKVYVFMDPDAVDWHGKREHRRYFVYDTGCLHCHENLLAATMKKRRAFIAHKAYFSGKLVVRIGEHKDKAHCVDCHKHVGHKDLGKYLPPPPPEEKLIEESEKLIEESVEILEKKKEKSEEQKH
- a CDS encoding cytochrome c3 family protein: MGKIKKLLGMLKFLKNKKVILILIAVGFILSIPPIGYYAWKKRIPQKTALVLNNIIHNVFLHKHHPGDIYGVVHIEEMEEIELSELKLPEEEKKEVEETKKLEKELKELKEQEKVAKAPKPKPKKVVKPLPLEEYPKEFLPLKKVLHRPFKQGACAICHVVDEHGKVIKKGKKYPLTKPRVDELCYSCHKERYTKKYDHKPVKKGECLKCHDPHQSDTERLLKAKTVPLLCVKCHSPENAKKLKIEKFVNINVKYKHKPVDKDCRNCHDPHTSNYKHLLITSLDWKMDFCLDCHSKVKDPKKRKKVDLTQWIKTAKYKHDAVFKKDECANCHEIHGSNHRIMLKKPMVKQCLSCHNKEVEQKETGEMLMNMEKHLKENKYWHKPIKEVEKKGGCAACHNPHGSNYPYALKKFFTTEFYLKGLKIGEIMCFSCHKEKERFTMKKVYTDKITKFRNGTENLHWRHTQGKKGRTCIACHDPHASQWPNMIGKYTNFNGILFPIRYKKTETGGSCAPACHDEFKYDRIRPVKNVGEIKEQFK
- a CDS encoding cytochrome c3 family protein, with translation MLPVFAYGLEILAPIKYSIHEEEFASVSVKLSQEEIDNGISLEFRIGKDYFMFGMDPERDVYCKSMRIKPGKNVLEVVYTNQDGKQIKKSVEFFRYSILYKESEEPPSKFEEIPFHQKKNEEKCAKCHNMGTQPEDIIPEKPEKSPCYSCHKVLTSRKKVHAPSANWLCTYCHKDVGLSYKRFDTPFPISQVCFSCHEYREKVWMNKKYVHGPTSTGQCNICHNPHSSNNIFFLKKPIFKLCTSCHAEKASGTHVLAGFVFGKSHPTHGRPDPSRPGRELVCSSCHNPHASNYRYMFNNDYTGDRYLCQMCHKK
- a CDS encoding 6-bladed beta-propeller, which codes for MPRKIILKSISLFLIGLFIYSCGGAKKPAKIEKVFWPLPPEEPRILYLGSYHGESDFKGKSALDVLLGEPDTEIPRNLIKPYGVAARFGKILAGDTVSTVVFVIDPKNKKVSFIGDKPMGKLRVPVGIDVDKKGRVYVADARGQRVFVYDFKGKLLTAIGDPEGPGKLLRPAGIALNERNNRLYVVDVLDHRVKVFSSSDGKFLFSFGKRGRGDGEFNFPTNIAVDRRNGNVAVVDTMNFRVQIFDQDGNFIRRFGKLGIVPGTFARPKGIGIDSEGHIYVADAAFNNIQIFDDKGTLLLFFGKFGFGPGEFNLPAGLYVDRGDRIYVADSMNKRIQVFQYISEAWKKKYPEKYKELKLYKPENLNKQKTKEQ
- a CDS encoding cytochrome c3 family protein; this encodes MMKRLAFAGVMAAAGLMVSSAMALIDGSKHDLSDPTNTIRAANPADVNNEICVFCHTPHGSNTDFVGAPLWNKAIDTTVTYQVYGGGQTTGGTTVDQPGDVSRACLSCHDGVNAINSVINLPGSGGWSSTGNFVDFTVDGGATTITGAAATMPPGITQIGTDLRNDHPVGVIYRGDEANPPASLKPTSTALPTGFVIAGDRDGNPGPTIGDLLRAGKIECVSCHDPHLGENPTFLRLPNDNSNLCLTCHAK
- a CDS encoding cytochrome c3 family protein; this encodes MRKLLILLFIGVYFVFAEAKEDKIYKLNLKVFPNEPVKIVQPAENSIHYEDTASVVLQVDPQKIEKLEMITYFQVFELDPDERVIYKNKPKSKKERFQFEIKEKKLFYCKSINLRYGRNKIQIIATTKDHKKIKKSVEIYLASPILRAYKYPPPKYKEIFFHKEKNEKICADCHDMSVNEKKGVAFVDVTKSNCYKCHKALTTRYKYNHAPARNWLCATTCHTGKTGRLNKRLEGKSKFIWPEPQGPECYRCHKEKRKEWDDKRFHHDPVVAGMCDKCHNPHASPNRYFLRKPAWYLCTTCHEDKVIRGHVVFTFLGKPHPTRGYKDPSNPKQELSCISCHEPHNSDNNFMLLKPFNQLCNMCHKK
- a CDS encoding cytochrome c3 family protein, with amino-acid sequence MKKEEKPPIVPNMKVQHMPFKIGQCEICHTEKDGNKYALKQEPPDLCYMCHERKDTKSRVHGPIAAGMCTACHDPHQSNTMRMLKADSVNELCFMCHMDKKQQFTSKPYMHPPVKDQCINCHDPHQEDHRYRLFADRRFDLCVSCHADKKEWVNKVKNKHGAIFIKDRCLNCHDPHASENEKFLRKPTAMDVCLTCHNKELKREEDGTVLMNMKKHLDENPDWHGPIQWGDCAMCHNPHGSDNFRMLKLPFPETFYASFNINRYICFMCHETERFTEPLTKTATNFRNGEVNLHYVHVNNKKGRTCRACHDWHATKDTPHHIRKYMKFGKIKAPLRYIPTKTGGSCAPMCHPRRYYDRENPVINKR